A section of the Paracoccaceae bacterium genome encodes:
- a CDS encoding DUF393 domain-containing protein — MGKPKAEPGIIIVYDGECPFCSRYTSLLKLRAAVGPVRLVDARHEDPAVDRVRAAGFDLNDGMAVIDGSAIHHGADCIHRLSLMSTGSGFFNRFNAMVFRSPRLSRIMYPVLRFGRNSTLKLLGRRPI; from the coding sequence ATGGGCAAGCCCAAGGCAGAACCCGGCATCATCATCGTCTACGATGGCGAATGCCCGTTTTGCAGCCGATATACCTCGCTTTTGAAACTACGCGCTGCTGTCGGCCCGGTCCGGTTGGTTGATGCACGACATGAAGATCCGGCGGTTGACCGGGTGCGCGCGGCCGGGTTTGACTTGAACGACGGCATGGCGGTGATTGATGGCTCGGCCATCCATCACGGCGCAGACTGTATCCACAGATTGTCATTGATGAGCACCGGATCGGGATTTTTCAACCGATTTAACGCCATGGTTTTCCGTTCGCCCAGGCTGTCGCGGATCATGTATCCGGTCTTGCGATTTGGACGAAATTCGACGCTGAAACTGCTGGGGCGACGGCCGATTTAG
- the rplI gene encoding 50S ribosomal protein L9 has translation MDVILLERVAKLGQMGEVVSVKQGYARNYLLPQGKALWASPDNVAKFETQKAQLEARNLDTKKEAESLAEKLDGQQFIVIRSASDAGSLYGSVSTRDAADAATEEGFSVDRKQVALTAPIKELGLHKVVVTLHPEVEATIELNVARSAEEAELQAAGKSIQDLAAEEEAEAEFEIAELFDDIGAAGVEDFGDDDGAPAAKQSADDGDDASDDDKD, from the coding sequence ATGGATGTGATCCTTCTCGAACGCGTGGCCAAACTGGGCCAGATGGGCGAAGTCGTCAGCGTCAAGCAGGGCTATGCCCGTAACTATCTGCTGCCCCAGGGCAAGGCGCTTTGGGCATCGCCCGACAATGTCGCCAAGTTCGAAACCCAGAAAGCACAGCTGGAAGCGCGCAATCTGGACACCAAGAAAGAGGCCGAGTCGCTGGCCGAAAAGCTGGACGGCCAGCAGTTCATCGTGATTCGCTCAGCCTCGGACGCCGGTTCGCTGTACGGGTCGGTGTCGACCCGTGACGCGGCCGATGCGGCGACCGAAGAAGGCTTCTCGGTTGATCGCAAGCAGGTTGCCCTGACTGCGCCGATCAAGGAACTGGGATTGCACAAAGTTGTCGTGACCCTGCACCCCGAAGTTGAGGCGACGATCGAACTGAACGTCGCACGTTCCGCGGAAGAGGCCGAGCTTCAGGCCGCAGGCAAATCCATCCAGGATCTGGCTGCCGAGGAAGAGGCCGAGGCCGAATTCGAAATCGCTGAGCTGTTCGACGATATCGGTGCTGCCGGTGTCGAAGACTTTGGCGATGACGATGGCGCCCCGGCGGCAAAACAGTCCGCTGACGACGGCGACGACGCTTCGGACGACGACAAAGACTGA
- a CDS encoding trigger factor translates to MQVTETLNEGLKRGYAIRIPATELDAKVQEKLVEAQPDVEMKGFRKGKVPMALLKKQFGPRIMGEAMQETVDGAMSAHFEETGDRPAMQPDVKMTNEDWKEGDDVEVEMTYEALPEIPDFDAKKLKIERMKVKADDASVTEALENLAENAQNFEGRKKGSKAKDGDQVVIDFKGTIDGEAFDGGAAEDYPLVLGSNSFIPGFEEQLVGVKVGEDKDVSVDFPADYQADHLAGKTAVFACAIKEVKAPAKAEIDDELAKKFGADDLAALKSQISERLEEEYSGASRSIMKRSLLDQLDKLVTFDLPPTLVETEAKQIAHQLWHEDNPEVEGHDHPEVEPTKEHNELAERRVRLGLLLAELGRKNEIEVSDAEMTQAVMNQARQYPGQERQFFEFVQNNPQMRQQLQAPIFEDKVVDYIFELAKVTDKDVSKEDLQKAIEALEDE, encoded by the coding sequence ATGCAGGTCACCGAGACCCTGAACGAAGGCCTCAAGCGCGGATACGCCATCCGCATCCCCGCCACTGAACTGGACGCGAAGGTCCAGGAAAAGCTGGTCGAGGCACAGCCCGACGTTGAAATGAAGGGCTTTCGCAAGGGCAAGGTCCCGATGGCGCTGCTGAAAAAGCAGTTCGGCCCGCGGATCATGGGCGAGGCGATGCAAGAAACCGTTGATGGGGCGATGTCGGCCCATTTTGAGGAAACCGGTGATCGCCCGGCGATGCAGCCGGACGTCAAGATGACCAATGAAGATTGGAAAGAAGGCGACGACGTCGAGGTCGAGATGACCTATGAAGCCTTGCCTGAAATCCCCGACTTCGACGCCAAAAAGCTGAAGATCGAGCGCATGAAGGTGAAAGCCGACGACGCGAGCGTGACCGAGGCGTTGGAAAACCTGGCCGAGAATGCGCAGAATTTCGAGGGCCGCAAGAAGGGCTCGAAGGCGAAAGACGGCGATCAGGTTGTCATCGACTTCAAAGGCACGATCGACGGCGAAGCCTTCGACGGTGGCGCGGCCGAGGATTATCCGCTGGTGCTGGGATCAAACTCGTTCATTCCGGGTTTTGAGGAACAGCTGGTTGGTGTGAAGGTTGGCGAAGACAAAGACGTAAGCGTCGATTTCCCTGCCGACTATCAGGCCGACCATCTGGCCGGCAAAACCGCCGTGTTCGCCTGTGCGATCAAAGAAGTGAAAGCACCCGCCAAGGCCGAGATTGACGACGAACTGGCCAAGAAATTCGGGGCCGACGATCTTGCGGCGCTTAAATCGCAGATCAGTGAGCGGCTGGAAGAAGAATATTCCGGTGCCAGCCGGTCGATCATGAAGCGCAGCCTGCTGGATCAGCTGGACAAGCTGGTCACATTCGACCTTCCGCCCACATTGGTCGAAACCGAAGCCAAGCAGATCGCGCATCAGCTGTGGCACGAAGACAACCCAGAAGTTGAGGGCCACGATCACCCCGAGGTCGAGCCGACCAAGGAGCATAACGAACTGGCCGAACGCCGCGTGCGCCTTGGCCTTCTTCTGGCCGAACTGGGCCGCAAGAACGAGATCGAGGTTTCGGACGCCGAAATGACGCAAGCGGTGATGAACCAGGCGCGTCAGTACCCGGGCCAGGAACGCCAGTTCTTCGAGTTTGTGCAGAACAATCCGCAAATGCGCCAGCAGTTGCAGGCGCCGATCTTCGAAGACAAGGTCGTGGATTATATATTCGAATTGGCCAAGGTGACCGACAAGGATGTCTCGAAAGAGGATCTGCAGAAGGCCATTGAAGCGCTGGAAGACGAATAA
- a CDS encoding PQQ-dependent sugar dehydrogenase, translating into MRQIAIAMIFATLASGAAAQSDAPVPQGAPNVPEFSPAFPEQTRAPAIQSTTPEVAVFASGLEHPWGIAELPGGGLLVTERPGRMRHVSADGTLSAPISGLPAIWAGGQGGLLDIAIGPTFADDRLIYWTYAKPMPDNREATSAQDLSKTIGKVIRVTLDGNAPHDNPFADKPAPQPEIYSYGHRNMQGATIGPGGALWTIEHGPRGGDELNRPQPGANYGWPLVSYGEDYSGQPIGDGQTSADAVIEPAYYWDPVIAPGGMAFYSGDMFPDWQGDLLIGSLNPGALVRLRLSDGKVTGEERILPGIARIRDVEVMADGAILLAVDAPDGGLLRLSR; encoded by the coding sequence ATGCGCCAAATCGCGATTGCCATGATCTTTGCAACCCTCGCCAGCGGCGCGGCGGCCCAATCCGACGCCCCAGTGCCGCAAGGCGCACCAAACGTCCCCGAATTCTCACCCGCGTTCCCCGAACAGACCCGCGCCCCGGCGATCCAATCGACAACGCCCGAGGTCGCGGTGTTCGCCAGCGGCCTTGAACACCCCTGGGGCATCGCCGAACTGCCCGGCGGCGGCCTGCTGGTCACAGAACGCCCGGGCCGCATGCGCCACGTCAGCGCCGATGGAACCCTGTCGGCCCCAATCAGCGGCCTGCCCGCAATCTGGGCCGGTGGTCAGGGCGGCTTGCTGGATATCGCCATCGGCCCGACATTCGCAGACGACCGCCTGATCTACTGGACCTACGCCAAGCCGATGCCCGACAACCGCGAGGCAACCAGCGCGCAGGATCTGTCAAAGACCATCGGCAAGGTGATCCGTGTGACGCTTGACGGCAACGCACCACACGACAACCCGTTCGCCGACAAACCCGCCCCGCAACCAGAGATCTACAGCTACGGCCACCGCAACATGCAGGGCGCAACCATCGGCCCCGGCGGCGCGCTCTGGACGATCGAACATGGCCCCAGGGGCGGCGACGAATTGAACCGCCCCCAGCCGGGCGCAAACTACGGCTGGCCGCTGGTCAGTTATGGCGAGGATTACAGCGGCCAGCCCATCGGCGACGGACAGACCAGCGCTGACGCCGTGATCGAACCCGCCTATTACTGGGATCCCGTCATCGCACCGGGCGGCATGGCCTTCTATTCCGGCGATATGTTCCCGGATTGGCAAGGCGACCTGCTGATCGGATCGCTCAACCCCGGTGCCCTGGTGCGGCTGCGGCTTTCGGACGGAAAAGTCACCGGAGAGGAGCGGATCTTGCCGGGCATCGCCCGTATCCGCGACGTGGAGGTGATGGCCGACGGCGCGATCCTGCTGGCCGTCGACGCCCCGGACGGGGGCCTGCTACGACTGTCGCGTTAA
- the fabG gene encoding 3-oxoacyl-[acyl-carrier-protein] reductase produces the protein MFDLTGKSALVTGASGGIGGAIATALHGAGATVGLSGTREGPLNDLAGQLGGRAHVLPCNLSDMEAVAALPKQAAEAMGGLDILVNNAGITRDNIFMRMSDEEWDQVIAVNLTASMKLCKAAIRGMMKARWGRIVNITSVVGATGNPGQANYAAAKAGLTGMSKSLAYEVASRGITVNCIAPGFITTAMTDKLNDDQKAAILTQVPAGRMGDAAEIGAAALYLASDEAAYVTGATLHVNGGMAMF, from the coding sequence ATGTTTGATCTGACAGGAAAATCCGCGCTGGTGACCGGCGCATCCGGGGGCATCGGCGGGGCGATTGCGACGGCGTTGCACGGCGCGGGGGCGACTGTGGGCCTGTCGGGCACGCGAGAAGGGCCGCTGAACGATCTGGCCGGGCAGTTGGGGGGTCGCGCGCATGTCTTGCCCTGCAACCTGTCGGATATGGAGGCGGTTGCCGCCCTGCCGAAACAGGCGGCCGAGGCGATGGGTGGCCTGGATATCCTGGTGAACAACGCCGGGATCACCCGCGACAACATCTTCATGCGGATGTCGGATGAGGAATGGGATCAGGTGATTGCGGTGAACCTGACCGCCTCGATGAAGCTGTGCAAGGCGGCGATCCGGGGGATGATGAAGGCGCGCTGGGGGCGAATTGTGAACATCACCTCGGTCGTTGGGGCGACGGGCAATCCGGGGCAGGCGAATTATGCCGCCGCCAAGGCCGGGTTGACGGGGATGAGTAAATCGCTGGCCTATGAGGTCGCAAGCCGGGGGATTACGGTGAACTGTATCGCGCCGGGCTTTATCACCACGGCGATGACCGACAAGCTGAACGACGACCAAAAGGCGGCGATCCTGACGCAGGTGCCTGCAGGGCGGATGGGCGATGCAGCCGAGATTGGCGCGGCCGCGCTGTACCTTGCAAGTGACGAAGCGGCCTATGTTACCGGTGCGACCTTGCATGTGAACGGCGGTATGGCCATGTTCTGA
- a CDS encoding acyl carrier protein, which produces MSDIEDRVRKIVVEHLGVEEAKVTENASFIDDLGADSLDTVELVMAFEEEFGIEIPDDAAETIQSFGDAVGFIKKAQ; this is translated from the coding sequence ATGAGCGACATTGAAGATCGCGTACGCAAGATCGTCGTCGAGCATCTGGGCGTCGAAGAGGCCAAAGTGACCGAGAATGCGTCGTTCATCGACGATCTGGGTGCTGACAGCCTGGACACCGTTGAACTGGTGATGGCGTTTGAAGAAGAATTCGGGATCGAAATTCCGGATGACGCCGCGGAAACGATTCAGTCGTTCGGCGACGCAGTCGGGTTCATCAAAAAAGCGCAGTAA
- the rpsF gene encoding 30S ribosomal protein S6 encodes MPLYEHVFISRQDLSNTQAEGLIEHFGTVLSDNGGKIVEQEYWGVKTMAYKINKNRKGHYAYLRTDAPAPAVQEMERLMRLHDDVMRVLTIKVDKHEEGPSAQMQKREERERRR; translated from the coding sequence ATGCCGCTTTACGAGCATGTTTTTATCTCGCGCCAGGACTTGTCCAATACCCAGGCCGAGGGACTCATCGAACATTTTGGCACAGTGCTTTCTGACAACGGCGGCAAAATCGTCGAGCAGGAGTATTGGGGCGTCAAGACGATGGCCTACAAGATCAACAAGAACCGCAAAGGGCACTACGCCTATCTGCGCACCGACGCACCGGCACCCGCCGTGCAGGAAATGGAGCGTCTGATGCGCCTGCATGACGACGTCATGCGCGTGCTGACCATCAAGGTCGACAAGCACGAAGAAGGCCCCTCTGCCCAGATGCAAAAGCGCGAAGAGCGCGAGCGTCGCCGGTAA
- the fabD gene encoding ACP S-malonyltransferase, whose translation MRAFIFPGQGAQAVGMGRDLAEAYPAAKAVFQQVDDALGESLSALIWEGDAETLTLTANAQPALMATSLAVMAALEAEGVGVDKAGYVAGHSLGEYSALAASGALGIADAARLLRVRGEAMQKAVPVGVGAMAAVLGLDLEAVQAVAAQAAEGEVCQAANDNDPAQVVVSGHKGAVERACEIAKANGAKRAILLPVSAPFHCELMQPAADAMRDAVQGVDIVAPKVPLVANVIAATADADEIKSLLVSQVTGAVRWRESVEFMAQNGVTEFWEIGAGKALSGMVRRIAREAGTRAVSSPDDVKAAAGAAG comes from the coding sequence ATGCGCGCATTCATTTTTCCGGGACAAGGCGCCCAGGCGGTTGGAATGGGCCGTGACTTGGCCGAGGCCTATCCCGCCGCCAAAGCGGTCTTTCAGCAGGTTGATGACGCATTGGGAGAGTCGCTGAGCGCGCTGATCTGGGAGGGGGACGCAGAAACCCTGACCCTGACGGCGAATGCACAGCCGGCTTTGATGGCAACCTCGCTGGCGGTGATGGCGGCGCTGGAGGCCGAAGGGGTCGGGGTCGACAAGGCCGGATATGTGGCCGGGCATTCGTTGGGCGAATATTCGGCGCTGGCAGCTTCGGGCGCATTGGGGATTGCGGACGCCGCGCGCCTGTTGCGGGTACGCGGAGAGGCGATGCAAAAGGCGGTGCCGGTCGGCGTCGGGGCGATGGCGGCTGTTCTTGGGCTGGATCTGGAAGCGGTGCAGGCCGTCGCGGCCCAGGCGGCAGAGGGCGAGGTTTGTCAGGCGGCCAATGACAATGACCCCGCTCAGGTGGTTGTGTCTGGTCACAAAGGCGCGGTTGAGCGCGCCTGCGAGATTGCCAAGGCGAATGGCGCGAAACGGGCGATTTTGCTGCCGGTGTCGGCTCCGTTTCATTGCGAATTGATGCAACCGGCGGCGGACGCGATGCGCGATGCCGTCCAGGGTGTCGACATCGTGGCACCCAAGGTGCCGCTGGTGGCCAATGTCATTGCGGCGACCGCTGATGCGGACGAAATCAAATCCTTGCTGGTTTCACAGGTGACCGGCGCAGTGCGGTGGCGCGAATCCGTTGAGTTCATGGCGCAAAACGGTGTCACAGAATTCTGGGAGATCGGCGCAGGCAAGGCGCTGAGCGGCATGGTGCGCCGGATCGCACGAGAGGCGGGGACACGCGCAGTGTCATCCCCCGACGATGTGAAGGCGGCGGCAGGGGCGGCTGGCTAG
- the rpsR gene encoding 30S ribosomal protein S18, whose amino-acid sequence MASKPFFRRRKTDPFAGDNAPTIDYKDTRLLQRYISERGKIVPSRITAVGAKNQRALAKAIKRARFLALLPYAVK is encoded by the coding sequence ATGGCTTCAAAACCGTTTTTCCGCCGCCGCAAGACCGACCCTTTTGCCGGCGACAATGCACCGACGATCGACTACAAAGACACCCGTCTTTTGCAGCGCTATATCTCAGAGCGTGGCAAGATCGTCCCTTCCCGTATCACCGCTGTCGGTGCCAAGAACCAGCGCGCGCTCGCCAAGGCGATCAAGCGTGCACGGTTTCTGGCGCTGCTGCCCTATGCCGTCAAATAA